GGGCCGGACGCGATGAACCTGGCCGTGGTATTGCGTGCGACCTGGGCGGTGGCGCAGGTGCTCAAGGACCGAGGGCGCGGCGGCTCGACGGTGATCGTCGGCCGCGACGCGCGCCACGGATCGGCCATGTTCGCTGTCGCAACCGCAGAAGTGTTTGCCGCCGAAGGGTTTTCCGTGTTGCTTTTTGCCGGCCCAATACCCACACCGGTGCTGGCTTTCGCAGTGCGCCGGGCCGGTGCCGCGGCCGGGATCCAGATCACCGCGTCACACAATCCGCCGAGCGACAACGGCTACAAGGTGTACCTCGACGACGGCATCCAGATCGTCTCGCCCGTTGACCGCGCAATCGAAACCGCGATGGCCACCGCGCCGTTTGCCGACCAAATCGCCAGAGCCCCCGTCGAATCCACCCACACCAGTCTGGTCGACCGCTACATCGAGCGCACCGCCGGCCTGCGGTGCTCGTCGGGGTCGGTGCGGGTGGCGCTGACACCGTTACACGGGGTCGGTGGCGCGGTGGCGGTCGAAACGCTGCACCGCGCCGGCTTCGGCGAAGTCCACACCGTCGGCGCGCAGTTCGCGCCCGACCCCGACTTCCCCACCGTCGCGTTCCCCAATCCCGAGGAGCCGGGTGCCACCGACGCCCTGCTGCGCCTGGCCCACGACTTCGACGCCGATATCGCGGTTGCGCTGGACCCCGACGCGGATCGTTGCGCGGTGGGCATACCCACGCCAGAGGGCTGGCGGATGCTTACCGGAGACGAAACCGGTTGGCTGTTAGGCGATTACATCTTGTCTCACACCGACTCCCCGACGACGGCCGTGGTGGCCAGCACGGTGGTG
This Mycobacterium xenopi DNA region includes the following protein-coding sequences:
- a CDS encoding phospho-sugar mutase; its protein translation is MTPEEWIAHDPDPATAAELAGCEPGELAARFARPLRFGTAGLRGPVRGGPDAMNLAVVLRATWAVAQVLKDRGRGGSTVIVGRDARHGSAMFAVATAEVFAAEGFSVLLFAGPIPTPVLAFAVRRAGAAAGIQITASHNPPSDNGYKVYLDDGIQIVSPVDRAIETAMATAPFADQIARAPVESTHTSLVDRYIERTAGLRCSSGSVRVALTPLHGVGGAVAVETLHRAGFGEVHTVGAQFAPDPDFPTVAFPNPEEPGATDALLRLAHDFDADIAVALDPDADRCAVGIPTPEGWRMLTGDETGWLLGDYILSHTDSPTTAVVASTVVSSRMLAAVAARHGARHVETLTGFKWLARADAGLPGCRLVYAYEEAIGHCVDPDAVRDKDGISAAVVACDLVAALNAQGRSVLDMLDELARRHGVHVGAAVSSPVAGPGEAAAIMRRLRREPPGQLAGFAVCTTDLQPRTDALVFFGSDAHMWARVVVRPSGTEPKLKFYLEAGCPPNEDLRHARERATALRDRLVAEVRRW